Below is a genomic region from Doryrhamphus excisus isolate RoL2022-K1 chromosome 16, RoL_Dexc_1.0, whole genome shotgun sequence.
CAACAAGTCTTTCTAAACACTTGGGGGTGTGAGCAACCACAGCGGACTGGGCGTGCCCGGACTTCACTATGAAGCAAAATACCACAAAAGTACAAGTTATATGTACAGTTGCTGCTTTTTGGACAGTGTGTTGCCACAGGCCAAACACTCGACAATGACATCATGtttgcagaaaatgattaataatcCTTTTGATATTGGATGATTCATCATGGCACACTAgagtgccgcggcacagtggttgaaaatcactggtgtaGAGGATAACACACAAAGACAGATCTTGATGCTGATTGGTCCTTTATTGGGTAGAGAGATGATTTAGAAGAACAGAGTAAACAAAACCACCACTAAAGTTAGGTACTGTCTCAGTCGAGTCATGTGATTGCTGAGGGAGGGTACGGTGGTAAGAGGGATGATCAGTGTTTATAACAGTTGGCGGCTGCGACGCAAACGTACGGCTCTTCGCTGTCGCAAGACTCACCAACCCATTCACCTGGAAAAGACACCAGAAGTTTGATGAATGGCATGACCTTGAAACTCAAGGGAATCGGATTCACTGATGACATTCGTACCTCCATCGGCTTCAATCGCCACACATTGATCGTCACCAGGCTCTCCTGTGCCAAAGTTCTCAAACTCAAAGTCTGTGCCATCAATCCAAAAATATACTTCATCCTGGAAGACAAAGTCACATTTTACTGAGTTACTCCTAAAAATAACGACTGGATGCAATTTCATCGACTGCTTGTCACAATGCAGAAAGATTtgtaaatgactggttgttgggatcagccatatCATAATATGAAGGTGCCTAatgcctaaatttgggcacccttgttgttttattgatttgaatacatttAACACTAATTAGTGGAACACAACATGTGTTTGGTaggctcattgacccttgacctgcatagtgaagccaatcatgagaaagggtatttaaggtggccaatggCAAGTtacatcttctctgaagagtagcaccatggtcgcctcaaaacaactgtcacatgagctgagagcaaagattgttcaatatcatggtctaggggaaggatacaaacgctagctcagagatttcagttgtcaggttccactctgaggaacatagtgaagaaatggaagaccacaggctcagttctagttaaggcccAGAGtggcaggccaataaaaatctTAGATAAACTTAATTTCCCTTCTCACCTAtgactgtgttggtctgctatatgatatattttcctGGGATGGCTGATtccaacaaccagtcattttacaaagGAACATCTTGgaaattatcaggggtgcccaaacgttTTCATACGACTGTATTTAAAATCTTGATTGTTTTGAAAAGCATTATACGGTATCATCATGAAACACAAATCCTTTACATTCTGGATGATATTCCTATTCATTCTGGAAATATTTGTACTCATCCCTAGATAGCTTTGGTCCTGGTCAATGTTTCACCTCAATGGCATCACTGAGTCCAATCCAGGCTTGATTCGCACCCGCCTCCTCAACCAGGTGATAAACGACTGCATTTTCCAGCTCGTCGCTGATTGAAGCCAGATTCCCACCCAGAAGGTTGCAGATACGCTGGTGGGAGAAGAATAGATTTCATTCATCTAGTTCCATCAGATAGTTGGTCAGAGTTGGACTTCTGACAAGGTGTTCAATGAACAAACAGCGGATGACTGATTCCCACAGCAGTCGACCGGTTCAGAGCTCCATCACAACCACCCGGTGAAATGGTTCCATACCTCTGCGTCTGCAAAAGTCCTGGGTTCACCTTGGTAGATGTAGCAGCGATCATTAAACTGATCCCAGCCCTTAGGACAGCAAAGAGCTGCAACACAATTGTTAGTTTAGGTGGATAACAACACATGGACTAAGTCATTCAGCCACAGCCACCAACCTCGGTTCCTGCTTGGCCAAGCCCACTATGAAGAAGAAAGGAACACAACATCGATAATTATGAAGACCAGAGTGAATGAAACACAATATCAAATGAATGCTTATTGAGTTGCGGACTTACTGCTCCAGTCAACAGTCCACTGAGCCCACAAAGGAGAACCAACACGTGAAGAGAAAACGCCATCTGTGCCATCGGTAAACAAATCCTGTTATCATAAATCTGGTAGGTAGAAAAGTAGGATGCCAGGTTGTCTTACCTTTGCAGCGGTGACGGGGGATGCTGAGGCTAACAGAGAGCCACCCTTTTATGTGCTAGCTTGACTCGATCCTGGAATGTGCACGTCAGTTCCGAAACACAACAAGGAAATACGGAATAAAAAAGACCAGAGTTGCCAACAATTGTTTCTGGTTGAACTCCCACTCCTTCAATTAAAAGAATGATTACTTCCATTGCCTAACCATTGCCGAGCAGGATTATTGTTGCaatgacacatcatcagtagggtaaaactaatctggctcacgacggtctaaacccagctcacgttccctattagtgggtgaacaatccaacgcttggtgaattctgcttcacaatgataggaagagccgacatcgaaggatcaaaaagcgacatcgctatgaacgcttggctgCCACAAGCCAGatatccctgtggtaacttttctgacacctcctgcttgaaacccaaaaagcaggaaggatcgtgaggccccgctttgatatatttcatatattcatatattacagttcagttacagtatattatagttcatatattacgtgcggggttccccaggggtcaatactgggaccaaaactgttcaacttgtacatcaatgatatctccaaagtcacgaaagactAATAGCtgaaaaatatgagctggaaacctcctattacaaatatacaacataaggtggcacgaaatatttcaatattgaacaaagcaaaatttgttctcaatcagaaatcactccacactctttattgctctctggttctaccatatcttacttattgtgaggaaatatgggctaataactattaaagctatcttcactcgctaaatgtactgcaaaaaaggtcagtaaggataattcataatgccgtgtacagagaacatactaactccttatttctaaaatcacaaatacttaaacttgctgatatagttcatcttcaaacagctaaaataatgcataaggctaaaaacaaccaattaccaaaaaatgtcatccattctctacaagagaggagaaatatgatctcagggaagaactacatttgaatgaagagtcttgaaccagtcatgatgtgctatacatatcactatattgaaacttactatggtacccattatgtcattggatggtcatatcacctcgtacttcggtacgtgacaaaaataaaatttaaaaataaataaaaaaatttaactatattaggaaagcaggaagtgaacaaatgtaacactacACCTTCTACACTGAAGGTCATTGAAGGTCAATTTCTTGCCTTTCATTTGAATTCGGGAAATCACAAAACACGAAGGTGGTGTCTGCATTGGTTTTGCTGCCTCATCCTGTCTTTGccatcacatcttcaatgacGTCACGTCAAAGGGCTTTACAAAAACTGAAAATCCATTTAGGGAAataagaaaccttgagaagggacagCGGATGGGGGAATCCTCCTTCCAGGATGACCAGGTTGCAATGGATGTCGAGCAGACAACACATATGACACAACGTAAGTATAAACAAAGTCAATTCAAATAGCGTCATAGCCCAGGCCATGTAGTGCCATCAGCCGCGGGTCGGTGGCAGCGCCTCTAAGAGATGGACCACCTCAGATCTTGTCTGATTCTGTCAGGGCAACTGCGGcaacctctgctgggccccctCTTCAACAAGGGGCGGGGGGTGAAGCGGCAGTCAAGCAGGGCAGGAATACTattaactaaatgctaaagtgtaaaaatacccTACTATAtgaccaaaagtatttgctccCCCATCCAAATGATGAGAATCGGGTATCCTCATGACTTGGCCTGGTCACAGGTGTGTAAAACCATgcagactgtttctacaaacatTTGTGAAAGAATGGGCCGCTCTCGGGAGCTCAGTCAATTCCAGCGTGGAACATCGGATGTCACCTGTGCAACAAATCCAGTcgtgaaatgtaaatattccacaGTCTACTGTCAGCTGTAATATACGAAATGGAAGAGTTTGGGAACAACAGCAACTCAGCCACCAAGTGGTAGGCCATGTAAACTGATGGAGATGGGTCAGCATATGCTGAGGCGTATAGTGCAAAGAAGTCGCCGACTTCCTGCACAGTCAATTGCTACAGAGCTCCAAACTTCATGTGGCCTTCAGATTAGCCCAAACACAGAACACAGAGAGCTCCGTGGAATGGGTTTCCATGGCCGAGTAGCTGCATCCAAGCTGCATCCAAGCTACACCAAGACGATGCAAAGCGCCGGATGCGGTGGTGTAAAGCACGCCGCCACTGGACTATAGAGCAGTGGAGATGCGTTCTCTGGGAGTGATGAATCACGCTTTTCCATCTGGCAATCTGATGGACGAGTCTGGGTTTGGAGGTTGCCAGGAGAACGCTACATTTGGGACTGCAATGTGCCGAGTGTGAAATTTGGTGGAGGAGTAATTATGGTGTGGGGTTGTTTTTCAGGAGTTGGGCTTGGCCCCGTAGTTCCAATGAAAGGAACTTTGAATGCTCCAGGataccaaaacattttggattattattattattattaacttggAGCCACGGCAAGTTGGCTCGGACTGGAGAAATATGGTGGAATTGACATGTCATTGGGAAGAGTCGTGCTGTAGCCTTTTgtactagggatgagcgagtacaccactatctgtatctgtatccatATCTGTACACCCATCGCCCATTTTTTGATATCAATGAGACACGCCTGGAGAGTAGCGCAGTCCCGTGGGTCAGTTCGCTTTAATAGCATAacagtgaaagctaatcttatgtttgcAAATTATGTCACCGAGCGGCAGCATGTAAATATTGAACACAAGAGGGCCAATCACTGATCCTTGTGGAACTCCACAAGTGACACCACAGTGGGAAGTTAGATACTGACCTATGAGAAATCATCTCAGGGTCGAATCACCGCAGTTTTGAAAGCCGGCAcagtttataatattttattattattatttattattatttatttactattattattattattattattattaataataataataataattgatatttatttattatttattataaaaatagaatatttataatatttaagaaGCTAAGAAGCTAAAATTGGGAACAGCTCTTTAACAAGATTCCCAGGAAGATGGTCAAGCAGACATATTGTCTATTTTGTTGCACTAACAGGTTTTGTAAGCTCGtaaggaatattcattcattaatatatatattaatatatacgtatattaatatatgaatgttcaatattaattttct
It encodes:
- the LOC131104562 gene encoding ladderlectin-like; its protein translation is MAFSLHVLVLLCGLSGLLTGAWAWPSRNRALCCPKGWDQFNDRCYIYQGEPRTFADAERICNLLGGNLASISDELENAVVYHLVEEAGANQAWIGLSDAIEDEVYFWIDGTDFEFENFGTGEPGDDQCVAIEADGGEWVGESCDSEEPYVCVAAANCYKH